ttcaGTGTGCCATCCATCACAGGATGTTTACATTTCCCCTTGAGCTTGAAGATGCTATCTCACCTGTCAGCTGAGCAACAGCACTTGCTGCCAGGGCTTCTGTCGCCAGGGTGACGATGTCCTCTGTAGTAACAGTAACTATGTTGATCTCACTGTCAGAGGTTGATGCACCAGCACACCCATCCGCCCCCTCGTCTCCACTGCCCTCTGCGAGCACTAGCCGCTTCATGCCGGCCTTGCCGTGGTGGACCGTCTTGACGTGGGAGCGCAGGTTGTCCACACGGTTGAACCCTCTGCCGCATTTATCGCACAGAAACGGTTTCTCACCTGAGAGTGAGAAAAGGTCACTTATTAAATTTGTAAGGGTGTAAGCTGCTAAAAAACAGAGTCCCTCCATGACCTTCAGGCTCTGTAATTCTACAACACTTTCTTTGTTCTTACCTGTGTGAATGATGATGTGCTTCGAAAGGTCGCCGACATTAACAAAAGCCTTGTTGCACATTTGACACTTGTGCGGCCTGACATTGTCGTGATGGCGAATGTGATTGGCGAGTTGACTGGACTGCACAAACctgtcaagagagagacagaagataTTCATTAAAGCTcctttcaggagttttttttgccggctatgaaacagactgaaattaaaacgGATGGTTCTATGTGACCTTCAAAGGATAAAAAGACCTTCAGGAAGActattgattatttctataatATCATTTCTGTAAATACGGCTCAAGGGAGGTGTGAGAGGAAGAAATGAACAACACGCCGCAGAGAattactttgttattttctaCAAAGCAAAGATTCTGGATGAGTGATTCAAtcgactgttaaaagaaagcataGTGAggtatttttgtttaaatacacAACTTGCACATTTACAGGACAAAATCTGCAAAGTCAAAGAGGtatcactttgtccacaggagggcgccaaaatcaacacagactcaagttcctcacaggagctttaacactTACTAGGAATCACATTCATTGTTTGCAATAAAAGATGGTTTCCAGTAACGTCTagtggcagtttttttttataataacataaataacaaaacacCACAGAAGCCATACATTTGATCTGTGATTCCTTTAAATATAAACCTTTAACTCCTACAATATTTCCAAACCTTTTTGATAGAGTTACTGATGAGCCTTCTGTTACAGCACTGATTTATTTCCTTACTGACCTTTTTCCGCAGCGATCACACACGTAGGGCTTCTCCCCCGTGTGTTGCCGTACGTGAGCGATGAGCGAGCTGGCCTGGGTGAAGGCTTTGCCACAGATTGGACAGACGCACGGCTTCTCtcctgtttaaaacaaaatgcagcatGTTGGGATATAGATCGTTTATGTGGGGGACTGAAAATGAAACTACTTTCACATTCTGCAGCTGTAGTCTAAAGTTGATGGGATCACCTGTGTGGATGCGCTCGTGTCGCTGCAGAGCTCCAGGGTCACTGAAAGCTCTCTTACAGTGCATACAGATGTACGGCTTCTCCCCGCTGTGAACACGCAGGTGTCTCTTCAGGTTCCCTAAAAGAAGGAAGATACAATCACATAAAGATGCTCCAGATAAAAAGCTGCAGAGGTCAACTGGCCTCAAATATTGAAaagatattattatattatttccccctataatttttttaaatctccttcTTAATAAGAACTGACAATGAGTAGAAAACAGTTGATTTGATTCTCATGCCGTCTTTGGAGCCAGCTGACTGTAACAGCGATGTACACAGCCAGACTAAAAAGAAAATACCTTTACTTTGCTGCACGTCACTAATGTTGAGATGAGATTTAACTGTGGTTATTTTTTACCGCTATGTTTCTAAATGCAAGCAAGAAAGAATAGGGGCAAGCAGTCCTGAGAAACACAAATGGTTTTcaatccttttaaaaaaaatgaaattggtAATCCTAAAGTTACTCAGATCAAATTATGTTGTGCGTAGGCAGCTTGATGTACAGAACATCATATAGTAAAGCCAAAATATGTCGCTTTTCTAATCACAATAAAGgaagaaaagcagcaaatcctCTCATCTGAGAGAGTTTTGGTagaattgaaatgttttaagcaCCAAGTCTGGAGTCTTTCAGATGTTCAGTTAATAGTTAAACAACAGCAGAATTCTTACAAATTCAGAATACtgtgcaaaagaaagaaagaaaatcatcaAATAAGCAAAGAAACCTCGTCCATCCTGCTCTTACCTGAGGTGGTAAACTGCTTGCCACACTCCTTGCACTTGAGAGGCCCGTCTGTGATGTGGATCTTTAAATGAGCCCTCAGGTTTCCCAGctgaataaaacacaacacgACTATTAATGAGTAAACACGCTCTGCAAATATCTGAATACTGAGCTACCAAACCAAACGAGTGCATCGTGATGGTTATTGGTGCTTAACGTCGAGGTAAAGCTTTTTACCTGGTTGAATCGTTTGTCACAGTGGGGACATTTGTTGCCCTTCTCCGTGTCGTGTATCTCCAGGTGTCTCATCTTTGCCGTGGGGTCAGAGAAGGCTTTGTCGCAGAAGTCGCACTGGTACGGCTTCTCACCGCTGTGCACCAGCTGGTGGCGCTTCAGGTTGCCGCTCGTGGTGAACAACTTGCCGCACATTTCGCAGCTGTAGCGTGCCTCGCCCGTGTGCCGTTTACGATGCAGGTTGAGCAAGCTGATCTGACGGTAGCTCTTTCCACACGTGGAGCAGCAGTACGGCTTCAGAGGGCTAGGAGGCAACCAGACCTCTGTTTCAGTACACAAACCCGGCTGACTGAGCCCCGTGGGCAGCTGAAGTCAAATGTGTGtatctcacctgtgtgtttTCTCGTGAGCTTTACAAGCTGCAGGGTCGGAGAACGCTTTGTTGCAGTCCCGACAGCTGAACGGCTTCTCCCCTGTGTGGATGCGCATGTGTCTTTTGAAGTTGCCAGTGTGGGTGAATTTCTTCCCACAATCCTGGAAAATGAAACACGTCATGAAGAGTCTAATGTAAATGTAGCAAGCAAGGACTGTTTGTTAGAACTTTTGCACTAAAGTCTAAATTAAATCTTCATGCATCATCAACATGTCCCGGTTTTCTTCATTTGCGTCAGACTGCATGTGATAAGTAGTTAAAGCTTGTAGTTAAAGTCTACATTAACCTCCATTAACAACAGCATTTGCCCCCCCCAGACTAATGTTTCTCACCTCACACTTGTGCGTCACAGAGCTGTAAGGCTTCGACTCGGACCGGCTGCTCATAGACGCTGAGTGAGTTTGTCTGCTCTCTCCCTCGCTGCTAGAATCgactcccctctcctcctcctcctcctcctgctggctggcctctccatcttcctcttccATTCCCTCTTCATCGTCAGCCTCCCCATCACCATCCTCCACAGGGTCGTCCTCCTGTTCTTCAGCCGTCTCTGCCGGCTCTGCTGTCTTCCTCgcgtttcttttctttgctggGCCTTCGTCTTCGGAGTCATTGTCTACCAGAGAGACAACAGATGAAGTCTTAAACATGTCGTAGTGTCCTGGATGTAAGGACACGGACTTGACCTAGTGCACCTTTCATCCTATCAAAAATATTGCCAATTCTttgaacagtaaaaaaaaacttcccaaGACCAGAAAATAGGGAAAACTTTTGGcattaaaatctatttttttctgatgaaaaacaacaaattccATAACAGGCATCAGGTGGAGAGTAAATTGTGCAAGTGATTATAATACGGAGAAATATAAAGCACATTACTCACCAGGTGGGAAGTTCCGTCGCGGGGGTTTTCTGATTCTTCTCCCACGAGAGCTCATGTAGGACGAGCTGCCAGCAGATATCAACTTCGGTGCTGAAAATAACGACAAGTTTAACGTTGTAAGTTGAATGTTGTAATACATCGAGTAAGAAGATCAACATCTGCTACTTCAGATATGTCACATTAAATATGTTTCAGTATTTACCTGGTGTGTAGTCGGAGTCTGAGGGGTCGTCCTGACAGCCTGAGGCCTCCTGTGCAGCGCTCTCGTCCTCCTTCTTTACACAGATCTTCTTCTGAGCAGACACTGAAGCACTTTTGGACGGTCGGCCTCGGCctgactggggtctgttggggCTGCTCTGAGAagcagtgtgttttgtttcGGTGGAGATGTCTTTGTTCAGGTTTTCTTGAATCTGTGAGGCTTCAGTATCTTCTGAGGGGGCGTCAAtaggactctcctcctctgcttgtAAAGCTACTTCTGCCAAGTCGCTGTCAAGCTCCTCTCCATGCTCTTCTTCGTCTGCTTTTTCATctgatgtgataaaaaaaaaaaaaaaaatccataataaGACGTTGTATTATCGACTATTACTGGATTTCTGGCTTGTTTTTCCAACATGGACTGTAAGTTTTTCTTTTGGAAAAACATTTCAAGCTAAATCAGATGAGTGAAGAgcataaacatgaaataaatagtAATTAATAAACAGAGAAGACTGAAGAGATTTCCACAAAATGCCTTTCATGACATTTATAAGAAACATAGATCTTCAGCAACAAGATAGTTTTTCTTCTTAGCTATATTTAACGCCTGACACACCGGACACCGGCTTAAATTTCCCACACAATCTGCACAACAAAGTATGGAAACCAGACTGTATCTtatcacctacaaagccctccatAACCTCACTCCCCACCAACTGTCCGAGCTCCTCCAATGGCACACTCCCACccacactctcaggtctgctgacGCAAACTTTAATAAAAAGTAGAACCCAGGGAGACGGTGGACTCACCAACAGAGAAATCCAGTGTTATGAGGGACGGAGTTTGAGTAGCCATCGACTGATACGCAGAACAGGCATTGACGATTTCCTGCATCTGTAGAAAGCTGGCAACAGTCCGCACGTCTTCTACATTCTGTGGACTTAAACTCAGCTTAGCCGTGTACATAAACTCCAGGACCTGTCCCAAACCTGCGACgataaatcaacaaaacaacaggTCAAGATACTAAAGTGATGGTTGGTACAATTACTATTACTTAAGTAATGCATCGTGACCACAAAGTAGCAGCACTAGAACATACATGATGCtatataaattcattaaatGTAAGAATGTGAGCAGAGATGTGTCCACAGGCTGACAGGAACCCACCTGCTGCATTGCTGATGTCCAGATGCACCACATCTTTCTGGTCCAGGAAGAGGGTGCGGAAGTAGACGCTGCAGGCCGCCAGCACAGCTTTGTGGGCCTTGAAGTCGACCCCGTCCACAACGAAGGTGCAGTCACACAGCAGGCCCTGCTTGCGCTGGCGGTTCAGCTGCTCCAGGACCTTCCCGCTGTGCCAGGGGAACTCCATCCTCCTGATCGTCTGAGGATGGTGGGGTGCAGGCTCTGTGGATCTCCCTGAGCAAAATGACACAATCTAATATGattaaaaaattcaaatgattgACCAGTGTAACCATTCCAGTGTGTGAAATGGAGGGGGGGAAAGTACAGAAACTATGTAGAAATAGATAAAAAGAAGAACTAACACTACAGGCTCTGGCTAAAAAAAGGAACTACTAAATACACTCAATACTAAAAACACTCAATACTATTAACATAAATTTCCCTTCCAAACATCCTAATCAGTTGAATAGCGGATGTCTTTCTATTCTGAAGCTTTGAGCATTGATTGCTTCTTCGTTTTCCTTCATGTCCCGGCAATCTCTGACTTTAGATCACAACCGTCACAACCTTTCCTCCCATGTTGAGTTTCCTCTTTCTTGACTGTTTCATCTGGATACAcctttaatgttgttttcattatgtCACATCTGTGATGCACACCTgtcttttgtgttattttctcaTCCATATACACGGATCCATCTGCTCTCGATGTTGAAAAGTTGCACATAGTGATGCAAAAATAAAGGACAATATTTCCCTCTAAAAataatgattgaaaaaaaaaacaataaaaaaaaaagtgttaatatttgtaatgttttcCAAAGACTAAATAACAAGTACAGTATTGATACCAAAAATAAATACCAAAGAATATTACACTTTCTAGCTTGGGTGACATGACAAACAATAAGTTTCTCAGTGTTGTCATTTCATGCTGTCATGACATGTGGACTTGTTTCTGacacttttaaaagttttaaataaataattgtatcCTTCAACGCAAAGCTACTGAAATAAACTCACttataataaaaaacatcaactaAGTCTGTTCTATTACAAACATTAAGATATATATGAGGGTTATATTGCTTAAATCTCTTCATATTTCGACAAATATGCTCCattatttttaaaggaagtAGGTTATTTTATCAATCCTTTTGAAAATATTGACtatttttgttaattaaaaaaataaatatttgtgtcGTACGTCAATAGCAGTGTggtctgcattttgtttttttttacagaaatgtaTCAAGCGCCAAGACCAGCAGAGACAAGAACCTCTAActattgtaaacaaacaaacagctggtttACTAAACTAAAAGCAGCCaacttaacaacaacaacaggatgTAGCCATATCGGCATGGGACTTAACATGAAAAATATGACATAAAATTATTTataattaatattattcagGAAAACTCGGGTTGTATTAAAGTTTTGTCAGCTTGGTTTGACGGTGCACTGCATCGATTGCAATTCCTCAATCCTTGTAGCTTTGTTATCAGGGATTAATTTAGCGTGCCTTGACATGCATGTAGTGAAGGGCCAAGATGGCGGGCCGACGAGTCCGGCCTGTCTTCATCGCGTATTGTTTTCACAGCTAGCTCGCTTTTATCTCTTTACGTCAGCGCCATTTTAATAAAAAGAGGTCTCTGAATTACCTCCGTGTCGTATCTTCTGAAGTCCGGATGTAAACAGCTGGAGCAGTCGCTGCTGGGGAGTCTTTCACTTTCTTAAGATAAACAAACCCAATCGAGTTTTTCGGTGATCGATCATACCCCGCTCACTCCATCCAGCgccatcttcctctctctgatcGATTGATAGGGACCGGCCGGATGTACCACAGGAGAGCACGCGCAGTCTGAACACCTGCTGTGTTGACGTTGGCCGCATGGTGGCGCAGTTTGCTCGCGTTATAAATACCTGATGGATTCCCTGCTCTTTATCACTGGATGAAAACTAAAGAGCACAACCCCTTATTTAGCATTTCATGTGATAAATAAGAGTCCATAATTATTTCTTGACAAAAAACAGAACCAACCCTAACATAAATATCCTCATAAAGAGCTTTGAAACTTCTTCTCATCGTtcaaataagataagataatcctttatttatcccacaacggggaaatttacggtgttacagcagcaaagagcaaagaagacagtacacaatttaaagaaaaatttgaaatgtacaaaaaaaatgtatggagAAGAGGAATGCATTCAAACTTTTGAGCTTTTATGTAGGTCTATGACTTTCCCTTATTTGTTATTTAGGCtatttgatgtttgtgtttaattattcatgtttgtttgttgcctCAGGCCAATAGTAGGCctttattttgacttttcaaTCTTAGTTACGCTATGTAGCCTAATGTCTTTATGTGTTCAATGATTTATAAAAGCTGTCTATGATTTAACTGTCTTTTTTAGTCATGTCATTTTTTGACATGTCAAATTCAAATACGTTTTGTGGAATTATTAGATCACCATTTTGTCAAAAAATGGCAAATTTAAATAAGCCTATCTATTCGATATTTTTCacaaggtaaaacaaaaaagacttgTGTGGGAGCCATTAAGTGTAAATGTccttttgaattcatttttttattagacTTTTTGGTGCAACATATTATACATAACATATCAAACCTAAAGGGTGAGAGGCCacaatcatctttttttattgagtgtAGTGGATAGCAGCATTTGAAAACTTTTTTGGACCCTTGTCACTTTCCCTGTGTTTACCTTTGTCTATTAGCatataataaagtaaaaaaaatgtaaatgcataCATCCAACATCTCACATGAGATAGATTTCATTTtggtgctttttgtgcctttgttgGAGAGACGGAACAGAgttagaaatcagagagagaggaagagagtggggaatgacatgaaggaaagcagccacaggtggGAGACACTGTACTTTAATATTGCACAGTGCTATCAAACGAATATTAATCACATTTGCTCCGAGTGTTTTAAGAATAATGAAACAGAGCACTCTTAAGGGGGCAACGTCTACAATTTGGAGAAAAGGTTCAGAACAGCATTATTGATTGTGCAGTAATGTGTATTTAGCCATGGTTTGAATCCTTCATAGAGCATGTctcataaaaaatattttatggaCATAACAGAGGACTAAGCACCGTTTAATTTCTTCTCTTGTCAAAATGGAAAATATGCGCCATAAATTCCTCTGCACAGAAGTACCCACTTTACTGTTTATTGACTAAACATTTCTTATTAGTAGAGCAGTTGATATATGGTGAAGAAAACAATGTCAAGTCAATCACATTAATATTAGGCCTCTATTTACtttaaagcagctttttttctcccagcACTAATATCTCTAACAAATTAAATTTCCCATGTAAAGCATCAGTCAAAAGGCGTACACGTTGCAAGATGTTTAATGTCAAAGCTGGATAATTTTATTCACACAAATAACAATGtacaataaattacaaacaTCAGTTTCAGAGGTGAGTTAGGAAAAAGGAACTGATTAATTATAATTTGCAAGTAGCTGTACATGTCCAACCCCCCTGTGACTAAATATAGACTGTGTATTCAGATGGACAGAGCAACAGCAGCCTCacagtgaagccaaaatatttaaaGCTCCCTCTGCTGACTGGATGTTGTATAGGTCATAAACTCAGCCTCCCCCAGCATTACAGGAGTCAAACTGTAACAAACATGGATTCTGTCGTGAAGTTCAGATATTATTATGCTGATGTATACAGAACGTGTTAATTTTTCTGAGTATTTTGGTTTGATGCAAAAAAAGAATGGATGTAtcatcatgattgacagctcagttGACAACGGAGGCTCCTGCAGCGTCCTTAACCAGATTAGCTGAGCAgaggaacaaaaactaaaaatatagTCACTGAATTTTCCAAAACCACAAGAATCTATTCCGCTGACGACTGAACCAACATTAGGGATTTTTGGCTTTTCATATGTCAGTTAGTGTGCTTTGGCTAGCGGAGGGGGCGTGGCGTCAATTCCACAGCTCCAACAGCCACAGCCATTTTACACAGGTGTTGGTTTCAAATTACTTCACCAGCGCAATATGTCATCGCCCATCGCAAGGGCATTTCGGCTTCATTTTTGTACACCTGAAAAAGATAGAGACGTGTTGTCCATAATAATATACAGTCACTGCTCAATACGTTCAGGTGTGACCTAAAGGTGCTGTGAAATGTGATTTAACAGCAATAGTTGAGGTCACAGAGGGAGGACGTGGCTTCATAAAGAACGATGCTAACTCTTTGAGTATTAAAAGTCGGTTAAAGTGAAGACAGGAAATACAGAAAGTtgactaaaaaacacaaaaacagaggtTTCCTGATGTGGATGTTCTTCTCTAGATCTTGATCTCAGTGCGGAAGGTCTGTACGAGCTCGTGTTTGGCCGGGTGTCGTCGGGCCT
This region of Labrus bergylta chromosome 12, fLabBer1.1, whole genome shotgun sequence genomic DNA includes:
- the zbtb17 gene encoding zinc finger and BTB domain-containing protein 17, whose product is MEFPWHSGKVLEQLNRQRKQGLLCDCTFVVDGVDFKAHKAVLAACSVYFRTLFLDQKDVVHLDISNAAGLGQVLEFMYTAKLSLSPQNVEDVRTVASFLQMQEIVNACSAYQSMATQTPSLITLDFSVDEKADEEEHGEELDSDLAEVALQAEEESPIDAPSEDTEASQIQENLNKDISTETKHTASQSSPNRPQSGRGRPSKSASVSAQKKICVKKEDESAAQEASGCQDDPSDSDYTPAPKLISAGSSSYMSSRGRRIRKPPRRNFPPDNDSEDEGPAKKRNARKTAEPAETAEEQEDDPVEDGDGEADDEEGMEEEDGEASQQEEEEEERGVDSSSEGESRQTHSASMSSRSESKPYSSVTHKCEDCGKKFTHTGNFKRHMRIHTGEKPFSCRDCNKAFSDPAACKAHEKTHSPLKPYCCSTCGKSYRQISLLNLHRKRHTGEARYSCEMCGKLFTTSGNLKRHQLVHSGEKPYQCDFCDKAFSDPTAKMRHLEIHDTEKGNKCPHCDKRFNQLGNLRAHLKIHITDGPLKCKECGKQFTTSGNLKRHLRVHSGEKPYICMHCKRAFSDPGALQRHERIHTGEKPCVCPICGKAFTQASSLIAHVRQHTGEKPYVCDRCGKRFVQSSQLANHIRHHDNVRPHKCQMCNKAFVNVGDLSKHIIIHTGEKPFLCDKCGRGFNRVDNLRSHVKTVHHGKAGMKRLVLAEGSGDEGADGCAGASTSDSEINIVTVTTEDIVTLATEALAASAVAQLTVVPVAASVSVDETEALKAEITKAVEKVQEADPNTQILYACDSCGDKFLDASSLAQHVRIHTAQALVMFQADSDFYQYTTANSAEGDSATTWQPTAEQVIQEGELILHAQNGEGEGEGEGEGEGEGEGEVEVEVEEDHKKKDS